From the Ciona intestinalis unplaced genomic scaffold, KH HT000129.2, whole genome shotgun sequence genome, one window contains:
- the LOC100184578 gene encoding beta-1,3-galactosyltransferase 5-like → MHKPKKKDTILLAVISLVVVNIVYVQKYINGKSENKTTPFVSHQTTTPPVNEQQNKPGYNFIVQPNLTRNCETKCPDYQDQNHCRIFIFVKSLYLGIHKRNMIRSTWASVRYIEGCAFMTIFVMGNPLNDTKAAVKQEMLVHSDILQYDGPDDYRNITTKTLAGMHWATANLKSEDIYISADDDIVIDINKLQRAIQQFNETRAANLWPEFPIICGLRLMKGFLPHRFTKSKWFISIDKYKWPSYPNFCLGGMYATSISVVSQLLEIAQSTRPLHLDDVWITGILRLKLGLPDTMLVAPDHSLSVHLEGFSGMNAEQSLTKVRQYWTPIFNSLTNETCFCK, encoded by the exons ATGCATAAGCCTAAAAAGAAAGATACAATATTGCTCGCTGTCATTTCTTTAGTTGTTGTCAATATAGTTTACGTGCAGAAATACATCAATGGAAA ATCGGAAAATAAAACGACACCATTCGTTTCTCATCAAACTACCACACCACCAGTTAACGAGCAACAGAACAAACCAGGTTATAACTTCATTGTGCAGCCGAATCTAACAAGAAACTGTGAAACAAAATGTCCGGATTATCAAG ATCAAAACCACTGtcgaattttcatttttgtaaaatcctTGTATTTGGGAATCCACAAAAGAAACATGATCCGAAGTACGTGGGCATCTGTAAGATACATTGAAGGTTGTGCTTTCATGACTATATTTGTTATGGGCAACCCTTTAAATGACACGAAGGCGGCAGTAAAGCAAGAAATGTTGGTTCACTCGGATATTTTGCAATATGATGGACCTGACGATTACAG AAATATTACGACTAAAACCCTCGCCGGTATGCACTGGGCAACAGCAAATTTGAAATCCGAAGACATCTACATTTCAGCTGATGATGATATTGTGATAGACATCAATAAACTTCAGAGGGCAATTCAACAGTTCAATGAAACCAGAGCGGCTAATTTGTGGCCGGAATTTCCCATTATATGTGGACTCCGCTTAATGAAAGGATTTCTGCCACATAGGTTTACCAAAAGCAAATGGTTCATTTCAATCGATAAGTACAAATGGCCTTCCTACCCAAACTTTTGCTTGGGCGGGATGTACGCTACCAGTATTAGTGTGGTCTCGCAGCTGCTGGAAATAGCTCAATCCACCAGACCTCTGCACTTAGACGATGTGTGGATAACTGGCATACTTCGTTTAAAACTCGGGTTGCCCGACACGATGTTAGTTGCTCCTGACCACAGTTTATCCGTGCATTTGGAAGGGTTTTCTGGAATGAATGCAGAGCAATCATTAACAAAAGTTCGTCAATATTGGACACCAATTTTCAACTCACTTACGAACGAAACTTGCTTTTGCAAATAA
- the LOC113475163 gene encoding uncharacterized protein LOC113475163, whose product MFEVTLGLYATMVGPRNTNAILLIVICLVVVHIIYLQKYIGKNKSINKTTPFVSHQTTTPPVNEQQNKPGYNFIVQPNPTRKCEKKCPDYQNKNHCRVFIFVKSSYSGVHKRNMIRNTWASVSYIEGCAFMTTFVMGNPLNDTKAAVKQEMLVHSDILQYDGPDDYRSPNSKWFISIDKYKWPSYPNFCLGGMYTTSISVVSQLLETAQSTRPLHLDDVWITGILRLKLGLPDTMLIAPNQSLSVHLGGFSGMNAERSLEVVRRQWAPIFNSLPKETCFCK is encoded by the exons ATGTTTGAGGTGACGCTAGGTTTGTATGCTACAATGGTCGGGCCTAGAAACACCAATGCAATATTGCTCATCGTTATTTGTTTAGTTGTGGTCCACATAATTTACTTGCAGAAAtacattggtaaaaataa GTCGATAAATAAAACGACACCATTCGTTTCTCATCAAACTACCACACCACCAGTTAACGAGCAACAGAACAAACCAGGTTATAACTTTATTGTGCAGCCGAATCCAACAAGAAAATGTGAAAAGAAATGTCCAGACTATCAAA ACAAAAATCACTGTCGGGTTTTCATTTTCGTAAAATCTTCTTATTCGGGGGTCCACAAAAGAAACATGATCCGAAATACGTGGGCATCTGTAAGCTACATTGAAGGTTGTGCTTTCATGACTACGTTTGTTATGGGCAACCCTTTAAATGACACGAAGGCGGCAGTAAAGCAAGAAATGTTGGTTCACTCGGATATTTTGCAATATGATGGACCTGACGATTACAG GTCACCCAACAGCAAATGGTTTATTTCGATCGATAAGTACAAATGGCCTTCCTACCCAAACTTTTGCTTGGGCGGGATGTACACTACCAGTATTAGTGTGGTCTCGCAGCTGCTGGAAACAGCACAATCCACCAGACCTCTGCACTTAGACGATGTGTGGATAACTGGCATACTTCGTTTAAAACTAGGGTTGCCCGACACGATGTTAATTGCTCCTAACCAAAGTTTATCCGTGCACTTGGGAGGGTTTTCTGGAATGAATGCAGAGCGATCGTTAGAAGTAGTTCGTCGCCAATGGGCACCGATTTTTAATTCACTTCCGAAAGAGACTTGCTTTTGCAAATGA